Proteins from one Paenibacillus amylolyticus genomic window:
- a CDS encoding PTS transporter subunit EIIC → MVSINTDESPEPNKKRDLSFKGLFESFAGLITGIFQPIIPAIAAAGMFKALLLLCTSLGILSKESQIYALLLNIADAAFYFLPVLLAYSSAQKFKTNPYIAATLAGALLHPKMIALLAGEVPVQIAGIPVPNISYASSVLPIILTVWLMSYVEKFADKVSPGPVKIFLKPLIVILVMAPLALTILGPIGNYLGVGLSDGLFWIQGKIGWLTVVILAVFLPFIVMFGMHKVFYPVIFAAMVSPGYETLIHSAMLSSNMAQGAGALAVWFLAKDKKLKQVALPAGISGLFGITEPALYGCICG, encoded by the coding sequence ATGGTAAGTATAAATACAGATGAAAGTCCTGAGCCAAACAAGAAAAGAGATCTAAGCTTCAAAGGTTTGTTTGAGAGTTTTGCCGGTTTAATTACAGGCATCTTCCAGCCAATCATTCCGGCAATTGCAGCAGCAGGGATGTTTAAAGCATTGCTTTTATTGTGTACATCACTTGGTATATTATCGAAAGAAAGTCAAATTTACGCGTTATTGCTAAATATCGCTGATGCAGCTTTTTATTTTCTGCCAGTATTGCTGGCATACTCTAGTGCACAGAAATTTAAAACGAATCCTTATATTGCAGCTACACTTGCCGGAGCATTACTGCATCCTAAAATGATTGCCTTGCTTGCAGGAGAAGTTCCCGTGCAGATTGCGGGTATTCCTGTGCCTAACATCAGTTATGCGTCCAGCGTTTTACCCATTATTCTGACTGTATGGCTTATGTCTTATGTCGAGAAATTCGCAGATAAGGTCTCACCGGGACCAGTGAAGATCTTCCTTAAACCTTTAATTGTTATTCTTGTCATGGCACCTTTGGCTCTTACCATTCTCGGACCAATTGGTAACTATCTGGGTGTAGGTTTATCTGACGGTTTATTCTGGATCCAAGGCAAGATTGGTTGGTTAACCGTTGTCATATTGGCTGTATTCCTTCCGTTTATCGTCATGTTCGGAATGCACAAGGTGTTTTATCCGGTTATTTTCGCAGCAATGGTATCACCAGGGTATGAAACGTTAATTCATAGTGCGATGCTTTCTTCTAACATGGCACAAGGCGCTGGGGCGCTTGCGGTCTGGTTCTTGGCTAAGGACAAGAAATTGAAGCAAGTTGCGTTACCAGCCGGT